Proteins encoded in a region of the Flammeovirga yaeyamensis genome:
- the arsC gene encoding arsenate reductase (glutaredoxin) (This arsenate reductase requires both glutathione and glutaredoxin to convert arsenate to arsenite, after which the efflux transporter formed by ArsA and ArsB can extrude the arsenite from the cell, providing resistance.) translates to MIKIWHNPRCSKSRESLKLLQENSDENIEIREYLKDTPSKDELSEIIKLLDIHPEKLLRKTESIFKEEFKGKELSEQEWIDAMVKYPKLIERPIVIKNNKAVIGRPPSLVLDL, encoded by the coding sequence ATGATCAAAATTTGGCACAATCCAAGATGTTCTAAAAGTAGAGAATCACTAAAGTTGCTTCAAGAGAATTCTGATGAGAATATAGAAATCAGAGAGTATCTTAAAGACACACCCTCTAAAGATGAATTATCAGAAATCATCAAATTACTTGATATTCATCCTGAGAAACTTCTTAGAAAAACAGAAAGTATTTTTAAAGAGGAATTTAAGGGTAAGGAACTTTCTGAACAAGAATGGATCGATGCCATGGTCAAATACCCTAAATTAATTGAAAGGCCAATTGTTATTAAAAACAATAAAGCGGTCATTGGTAGACCTCCTTCTTTAGTATTAGATCTTTAA
- a CDS encoding SpoIIE family protein phosphatase yields the protein MSLNEPRTKGVTKEVAYHVESLFEKSNLDSIKLILDKYKIFIDKNSEVADQHWLNIQLSHYFRLEGLLDSAEKYGRISYQIAEDSYDLQLLAESNILLARIYLDQNKTVSALNLLKVAHKIVSETNDAVKKASILIDIGEINLQFKKYVTAYEHFDDIENLKNSSNSHHLAYLKNKALLNKGKIHIVLKEYNELTKIIKKLDAQKSISLEKDFEGYIQLLLLKGELAIGLNDLKLAKKILLLAVKEANRKQISYAKLNAYIDLGNYYLKVENYTKAYEAFEKAYVICKQTKNLEKEYTISLELAKTLQHINKDQSIYFYKKSLNLSDSLFNKEKLAAVVDMQTFYEVENQKSENVKLEELEFNQKVKLQQRTQVLYFAMAILFILLVFIYYIFHIQKKTKRLNTRLSMTNDELEMAKEAVEDINQDLEAKNEILKVTLEHSNEQSKQLNYQNNKINSSIKSAHLIQSSILTSSHRIDKAFEDNFIFNQPKDIISGDFYWFVEIEGWKIYACVDCTGHGVPGALMSMMGNSLLYEIVRGNKVFQPSVILTELNKLVVHNLQQEHNDNNDGMDMSLIAIKENDLYFSGAKNPLYIVRDGELTKLKGTRKSIGGDLNNIYEQHHWTIEKGDMVYMTTDGYQDQFGGSKARKFMVGQLRDLFTDIANYPTDKQKKILSGTINDWMKEGRWEQVDDMLVLGIRF from the coding sequence GTGTCATTAAATGAACCAAGGACTAAAGGGGTTACCAAAGAAGTTGCTTATCATGTAGAATCTTTATTTGAGAAAAGTAATCTTGATAGCATTAAGCTTATTCTTGATAAGTATAAAATCTTTATTGATAAGAATTCTGAAGTAGCGGACCAGCATTGGCTCAACATACAATTAAGTCATTACTTTAGATTGGAAGGATTACTTGATTCTGCCGAGAAATATGGTAGAATATCTTATCAAATTGCCGAAGATAGTTATGACCTTCAATTATTAGCGGAATCCAATATTTTATTAGCTCGAATTTATTTAGACCAGAATAAGACAGTTTCTGCTTTAAATTTATTGAAGGTAGCACATAAAATTGTCAGTGAAACCAATGATGCAGTAAAGAAAGCATCCATATTAATTGATATCGGAGAGATCAATTTACAGTTTAAAAAGTACGTCACTGCTTACGAACATTTTGATGATATTGAGAACTTAAAAAATTCATCCAATTCTCATCATTTAGCATATCTTAAAAACAAGGCTTTATTAAATAAAGGTAAGATTCATATAGTGCTTAAAGAATACAATGAACTTACCAAAATTATCAAAAAGTTAGATGCTCAAAAATCAATTAGTCTAGAAAAAGACTTTGAAGGATATATTCAGCTTTTACTCTTAAAAGGGGAATTAGCTATTGGCTTAAATGATTTGAAACTGGCGAAGAAAATTTTGCTTTTGGCCGTAAAAGAAGCCAATAGAAAACAGATTTCATATGCTAAATTAAATGCCTATATCGATTTAGGTAATTACTATTTAAAAGTAGAAAATTACACTAAAGCATACGAGGCTTTTGAAAAAGCATATGTAATATGTAAGCAAACTAAAAACTTAGAAAAAGAGTACACTATTTCATTAGAATTAGCAAAAACGCTACAGCATATCAACAAAGATCAATCGATCTACTTTTATAAAAAGTCATTAAACTTATCAGATAGTTTATTTAATAAAGAAAAGCTAGCTGCAGTAGTAGATATGCAAACTTTTTATGAAGTTGAAAATCAAAAAAGTGAAAATGTAAAATTAGAAGAGTTGGAGTTTAATCAAAAAGTAAAACTTCAACAAAGAACGCAAGTTCTTTACTTTGCAATGGCGATCCTGTTTATTCTTTTAGTTTTTATTTACTATATCTTTCATATTCAAAAGAAAACAAAACGTCTGAATACACGACTTTCGATGACCAACGATGAATTAGAAATGGCCAAAGAAGCTGTGGAGGATATTAATCAAGATCTTGAAGCAAAAAATGAGATTCTGAAAGTGACATTAGAACATTCTAATGAGCAAAGTAAGCAACTTAATTATCAGAACAATAAAATAAATAGTAGTATCAAAAGTGCTCATTTGATACAATCTTCAATACTTACATCGTCTCATCGGATTGATAAAGCTTTTGAAGATAATTTTATTTTTAATCAGCCAAAAGATATAATTAGTGGTGATTTTTATTGGTTTGTAGAAATTGAGGGCTGGAAGATTTACGCTTGTGTAGATTGTACAGGGCATGGCGTCCCAGGCGCTCTGATGTCGATGATGGGGAATAGTTTACTTTATGAAATCGTAAGAGGTAATAAAGTCTTTCAACCATCAGTAATCCTCACAGAGTTGAACAAATTAGTCGTTCATAACCTTCAACAAGAACATAACGATAACAATGATGGAATGGATATGAGTTTAATTGCAATTAAAGAGAATGACTTATATTTCTCTGGTGCAAAGAACCCATTGTATATCGTTAGAGATGGCGAATTGACTAAGTTGAAGGGAACTAGAAAATCAATTGGTGGTGATCTGAATAATATCTATGAACAACATCATTGGACCATTGAAAAAGGAGATATGGTGTACATGACCACCGATGGTTATCAAGATCAGTTTGGTGGATCAAAAGCTAGGAAATTCATGGTGGGTCAACTAAGAGATTTATTTACTGATATCGCTAATTATCCTACAGATAAACAGAAGAAGATATTGTCTGGGACTATCAACGACTGGATGAAGGAGGGAAGATGGGAGCAAGTCGATGATATGTTGGTTCTGGGTATACGTTTTTAA
- a CDS encoding ROK family protein, translated as MKQFLGVDIGGTNVKFGVVDADGNIIKKKKYPTVSVSEGGDFCANFSKLLAKRLQKFPDIESVGIGIPGTISSDGNSTLDLPNVEGLSNKPLVTILKEDFPQLPIVMDNDANAAALGELEFGGEDLPDTYIFITLGTGVGGGCVIDGKIFKGGDGNGLEIGHIMSSTGRTIEENIGKAGIIKMAQKYKDEGVLTTSLPEEFDAKMVATLAHDGDELSLKVFEDMGQYVGELIVSLVRVLDIKTILIGGGVSETFDYLKGNMNAVINNFLPAYYTDKLDIRLATLGNNAGIIGAASLGVSALK; from the coding sequence ATGAAACAATTTTTAGGTGTTGATATAGGAGGTACAAACGTAAAATTTGGTGTCGTAGACGCAGATGGTAACATCATCAAAAAGAAAAAATACCCCACAGTTTCTGTATCAGAAGGTGGCGATTTTTGTGCCAACTTTTCTAAACTATTGGCAAAAAGATTACAAAAGTTCCCAGATATTGAATCTGTAGGAATTGGTATTCCAGGAACTATCTCCTCAGATGGTAATTCAACACTAGATTTACCTAACGTAGAAGGGTTATCTAATAAACCTCTAGTCACTATTCTAAAAGAAGATTTTCCTCAGCTACCAATAGTAATGGATAACGATGCTAATGCAGCTGCTTTAGGGGAATTGGAATTTGGAGGAGAAGATCTTCCCGATACTTATATATTTATAACACTAGGCACTGGCGTTGGCGGTGGATGTGTAATTGATGGAAAAATCTTTAAAGGTGGAGACGGTAATGGATTAGAAATTGGTCACATTATGTCTTCTACTGGAAGAACTATTGAAGAAAACATTGGTAAGGCCGGTATTATTAAAATGGCACAAAAGTATAAAGACGAAGGGGTACTTACTACTAGCTTACCTGAAGAATTCGATGCTAAAATGGTAGCAACACTTGCCCATGATGGAGATGAACTATCACTCAAAGTATTTGAGGATATGGGACAATACGTTGGTGAACTAATAGTTTCTTTAGTGAGAGTATTAGATATTAAAACAATTCTTATTGGTGGAGGTGTTTCCGAAACTTTCGATTACCTAAAAGGAAATATGAATGCTGTGATCAATAATTTCCTTCCGGCTTACTATACCGATAAACTTGATATTCGATTAGCCACTTTGGGTAATAATGCAGGTATTATTGGTGCTGCCTCTTTAGGGGTTTCAGCATTAAAATAA
- the purN gene encoding phosphoribosylglycinamide formyltransferase has product MIKIAIFASGTGSNAFKIIQHFEARTDIEFVVLANRKEAGVLEKAAKLNVENHYFPKAAFSNGEVLDFLKTKEVNFIILAGFLLLVDKGILEVYENKVINIHPALLPKYGGKGMYGINVHRAVVENKDSVSGITIHYCNQHYDEGQYILQATTPILKTDSPEEVGAKVLKLEHFYFPRVIEQLISEHSLEEAH; this is encoded by the coding sequence ATGATTAAAATAGCAATTTTTGCTTCAGGAACAGGATCAAATGCTTTCAAAATTATTCAACATTTTGAAGCAAGAACAGATATTGAATTTGTTGTTTTAGCAAATAGAAAAGAAGCTGGCGTATTAGAAAAAGCTGCTAAACTAAATGTGGAGAATCATTATTTCCCAAAAGCTGCTTTTTCAAATGGTGAGGTATTGGACTTTTTAAAAACGAAAGAAGTCAACTTCATTATTCTTGCAGGTTTCTTATTACTAGTTGACAAAGGTATTTTGGAAGTGTATGAAAACAAGGTGATTAACATCCATCCTGCACTTTTACCAAAATATGGAGGAAAAGGAATGTACGGTATCAATGTCCATAGAGCTGTAGTTGAAAATAAAGACTCTGTATCTGGAATAACTATTCATTACTGTAATCAACATTACGATGAAGGTCAATACATTCTTCAGGCCACTACTCCTATCCTCAAAACCGATTCACCTGAAGAAGTGGGAGCAAAAGTTTTAAAATTGGAACATTTCTATTTTCCAAGAGTAATTGAACAATTAATCAGTGAGCATTCTTTAGAAGAAGCACACTAA
- a CDS encoding YebC/PmpR family DNA-binding transcriptional regulator has protein sequence MGRAFEFRKGRKLKRWAHMAKTFTRLGKDIVIAIKEGGSSDPDSNSRLRAVLQNCKAENMPKDNIDRAIKRATDKDTSSYDEKLFEGYAPHGIAILVETATDNNNRTVANVRSYFNKCNGSLGTSGSVEFMFEHKCHFKITKGEIDEEELELELIDFGAEEVFIDEEDDTIMIYGEFSSFGSLQKALEEQGHEVIKSGLDRIPTVTKKLDAEQEAEVDKLLEKLEEDDDVQNVFHTMEHSMD, from the coding sequence ATGGGAAGAGCATTTGAATTTAGAAAAGGCAGAAAGTTAAAGCGTTGGGCACATATGGCAAAAACATTTACTCGTTTGGGTAAAGATATTGTTATTGCTATCAAAGAAGGTGGTTCTTCTGATCCTGATTCAAACTCAAGATTGCGTGCTGTTTTACAAAACTGTAAAGCAGAGAACATGCCTAAAGATAATATCGATAGAGCAATCAAAAGAGCAACTGATAAAGACACATCAAGCTATGATGAAAAATTATTTGAAGGTTACGCTCCTCACGGCATTGCTATATTAGTTGAAACAGCTACTGACAACAACAATAGAACTGTTGCTAACGTACGTAGTTATTTCAACAAATGTAACGGTAGCTTGGGTACTTCTGGCTCTGTAGAATTTATGTTCGAACATAAATGTCACTTCAAAATCACTAAAGGCGAGATTGATGAGGAAGAGTTAGAATTAGAATTGATTGATTTCGGTGCAGAGGAAGTATTTATCGACGAAGAGGATGATACTATCATGATTTATGGAGAATTCTCAAGCTTTGGTTCTTTACAAAAAGCTTTAGAAGAACAAGGACATGAGGTTATCAAATCTGGTTTAGATCGTATTCCTACAGTTACTAAAAAACTAGATGCTGAACAAGAAGCTGAAGTTGATAAGCTATTAGAAAAACTAGAAGAAGATGATGATGTTCAGAATGTATTCCATACAATGGAACACTCTATGGACTAA
- the trxA gene encoding thioredoxin, protein MGKAIEITDANFDEVVLKSDKPVLVDFWATWCGPCLMMSPIIEELATELTDAVIGKLDVDANPQAAAKFGIRSIPTMLVFKNGEQVDKHIGAGSKAELSEKITAQL, encoded by the coding sequence ATGGGAAAAGCAATAGAAATTACAGACGCTAACTTCGATGAAGTAGTATTAAAATCAGATAAGCCAGTATTGGTAGACTTTTGGGCAACTTGGTGTGGACCTTGTTTGATGATGTCTCCAATCATTGAAGAATTAGCTACTGAATTGACAGATGCTGTAATTGGTAAGTTAGATGTTGATGCTAACCCTCAAGCAGCTGCTAAGTTCGGTATCCGTTCTATCCCAACTATGTTGGTATTTAAAAATGGCGAGCAAGTAGACAAGCACATTGGTGCAGGTTCTAAAGCTGAACTTTCTGAAAAAATTACAGCCCAACTGTAA
- a CDS encoding nitroreductase family protein: MYEQISKNIRERRSFYPLEYTQEEIPKEDIMEFLEDANWAPNHGLTQPWRFVVFEKEGLQTLSDVQGKVYKKNTPEEEFEEKRYEKLKKLPLLSNYVIGIIMHRGTNKKIPKQEEMLAVACAVQNIALGVSAKGYGGYWSTGGLVKFPQAKEYFGLNEEDEFMGLFYIGTISGQKKVGNRDNISDKVTWVNE, translated from the coding sequence ATGTACGAACAGATTTCAAAAAACATAAGAGAAAGAAGATCATTTTATCCTTTAGAATATACACAAGAAGAAATCCCTAAAGAGGATATCATGGAATTTCTAGAAGATGCAAATTGGGCCCCTAACCATGGTTTAACTCAACCTTGGCGTTTTGTTGTATTCGAAAAGGAGGGATTACAAACTTTATCTGATGTTCAGGGGAAAGTCTACAAAAAAAATACTCCTGAAGAAGAATTTGAAGAGAAGAGATACGAAAAACTAAAAAAGCTTCCTCTTTTATCAAATTATGTGATCGGAATAATAATGCATAGAGGAACCAATAAAAAAATACCAAAGCAAGAAGAAATGTTAGCAGTGGCTTGTGCAGTTCAGAATATAGCTTTAGGTGTTTCAGCCAAAGGATATGGAGGGTATTGGTCCACAGGAGGTTTAGTCAAATTTCCTCAAGCTAAAGAGTATTTTGGACTTAATGAAGAAGATGAGTTTATGGGCTTATTTTATATCGGTACAATTTCAGGTCAGAAAAAAGTTGGCAATAGAGATAATATATCTGATAAAGTTACTTGGGTAAATGAATGA
- a CDS encoding proline dehydrogenase family protein — MVDTNTVNFKDTKTAFEWRNDNELKQTYALFAMMGSPNLVKLGTACLNLAFKVNLPIKSLVKKTLFKQFCGGETINDSIDTINTLGKFKIGSILDYSVEGAETDESFDHTVSEILQTIEKSSQEKHIPFSVFKLTGIAKISLLEKVHAGETLTSEEKIDWDKVVERVELLCATAYKKDVRIFIDAEETWMQGPVDELAFRMMKKYNKEKAIVYNTYQMYLHAKLAQLKVDFENAQKDGYILGVKLVRGAYMEKEGERAQKMGYENPVQPSKEATDKDYDAALNFIMDNHKGFALCAGSHNEESNLLLVDLMNKYGISSTDTNYFFAQLFGMSDHISFNLSKKGYNVAKYLPYGPVKEALPYLFRRAEENTSVAGQASRELTLVKDEINRRSR, encoded by the coding sequence ATGGTTGACACAAACACGGTTAATTTTAAAGATACCAAGACCGCATTTGAATGGAGAAATGATAACGAGTTAAAACAAACTTACGCCTTATTTGCCATGATGGGATCTCCCAATCTTGTTAAGTTAGGTACTGCTTGTCTTAACCTTGCATTTAAAGTTAACTTACCTATCAAATCTTTAGTTAAAAAAACGCTTTTCAAACAATTTTGTGGAGGCGAAACTATTAATGATAGTATCGATACTATTAATACGTTAGGTAAGTTTAAAATAGGTTCTATTTTAGATTATTCAGTAGAAGGTGCTGAAACAGATGAGAGTTTTGACCATACTGTTTCTGAAATTCTTCAAACTATTGAAAAATCTTCTCAAGAAAAACACATCCCATTTTCTGTATTTAAGCTTACTGGTATTGCTAAAATTAGTTTATTAGAAAAAGTACACGCTGGTGAAACTCTTACTTCTGAGGAAAAGATAGATTGGGATAAAGTTGTAGAAAGAGTTGAATTATTATGTGCTACGGCTTATAAAAAAGACGTTAGAATCTTTATTGATGCTGAAGAAACTTGGATGCAAGGCCCCGTGGATGAACTTGCTTTCAGAATGATGAAAAAATACAATAAGGAAAAAGCAATTGTCTACAATACTTATCAAATGTATTTACATGCAAAATTAGCTCAATTAAAAGTTGATTTTGAAAATGCTCAAAAAGACGGATACATATTAGGTGTAAAGCTTGTAAGAGGTGCCTATATGGAAAAAGAGGGAGAACGTGCTCAAAAAATGGGTTACGAAAATCCTGTTCAACCTTCTAAAGAAGCTACAGATAAAGATTATGACGCAGCATTGAACTTCATCATGGATAACCACAAAGGCTTTGCTTTATGTGCTGGTTCTCATAATGAAGAGTCAAATTTATTGCTTGTTGACTTAATGAATAAATATGGGATCTCTTCTACAGATACAAATTATTTCTTCGCACAATTATTTGGCATGAGTGATCATATCTCATTTAACTTATCAAAAAAGGGATATAACGTTGCTAAATATTTACCTTACGGACCTGTTAAAGAAGCACTTCCATATTTATTTAGAAGAGCTGAAGAAAACACTTCTGTTGCAGGACAAGCAAGTAGAGAACTTACTCTTGTAAAAGATGAGATAAACAGACGAAGTCGTTAG